The DNA window aggaaaacccaacctatgcagactggagatcccaagaactaggttcaatgggacaacctaattgtactgacttggaaagttattgttgaggattaatcctataacgaaacaatataattttgacgaggataagtatatcgcttttaatgattctttgtgagcaaagagatcacatatgtgagggagaagtggggccgcttcgaaagaattgcacggctcaattctagaccctctcacagaaccaggcgcgtgttccatggccaaaatggacacaaccatgagagcttgacatgtattagggagaattctatgtgaaagtgtgtaatcgtttacacaaaaggcagaatagttcaaggacatcgagtctactaatcagctagtaaagttatatgctttcacaagggaaggttcaaagggttacacctacctatcctatgtagaattcaactgttgaacctttcaccgggttaatctttcaatttccattaatgtgggggattgttggaattaagctaattccattaataaatggaaataagattgtgaataaataaaatcaaataaaattcacacaaattcaaacgtgaattaacggtgaatttaatccaaactacaattaaatattaattatttaattaatatttaatgcctaattagaaaattaaagtataatgttatgataaacatttaactttaagtGCCTATCAATTGGATAACGTTTAGACTCTTCAATTTGCTAggattgaatgtctaacattgtatttcaacaaattaacgtATAGGCaacgatgttaattagttatggactaattaacaaatgaatgagcaatatttattgctaataaacgtttggatggttttatttgaaggtttaattctcaacaatatatactcattcattattcatttcaaatcatttttcaatcatcttatatttttctcactctagaattccaaaagtcctcttcttgttttgtgaatgttcttcgagttctttgctcgatatttccgttgaaacccggtgatagttcagatacgttgatcaagtttgatgagtagtgattttagtgcagaatcactacaggattcgttgtaccctgggagacagccatctgcgataagctccagcacaaacgggagacgatggaactgttttaagggaaatgtgctaagcacatgcctcgaatcaagaTTTAatctggtgatttcgttctttgtaacattgtatttatttaatttgtttgtaacatcgtttatatatatatttctgttatttttcaagacaagatttctaacaatttATGATCCACCCTCTTGGAGATTTTGAATTTAGAGTTGTATGTATTCTTCCCTTTTGTCACATCCCTCTGTCCCTTGTACCAATCGGGATATCCAATGATTTTGAAGCAATAATCATGTCTATGCCCTTCCAAATTGCAATTAGTACAGGTTTTAGTAACAAACCTTTTGTTATAACTGCGTTCAACAGCTCCTCCTTTATTtggctaataaaattttacaccCTCACAATCATTGCAGATTGTTCCATCTTCTCCGGGCATGTTGCTTGAATCTCCAAGTGTTTCTCAACACTCAAAGCCATTGAAAAAGCTTTGTTCATAGAAGGGAAGGGAGAGGGTCCATAACCAAAATCTGGTTATGCATCTAAGAATAAGGCTCACTAAGACCCATAAGAAACTGCATCAACTTCCTAATGTATGACCGttggagaagagagaagagCTGAGAGGGTGTGTGTTTCCTCATGGTAACAATGTCAACaatttcctaatttattttgtagaatggtttttgaaatagttttggTCATCCCTTGtcatttaaattgattttataagtttgtaCAGTGATATTTTACctaatttaaattctaaataagaaaaattagtGTAAGAGAAAATGGAGTAAATAAAACTGATAAACTAATTTAGTAATTTCTGATACCAACATGTaaaattctcaaaatcatccacCTTTCCTATAAATAGAAGCAGCTGCCCGCTGCCCAGAAATGTAGAATGCTTGCGGGGATCCCACATCGAAATTGGAAGGACCACCTTTCCTATAAATAGAAGCAGCTGCCCGCTGCCCAGAAATGTACAATGCTTGCGGGGATCCCACATCGAAATTGGAAGGACTTTGAAGAGCTCCACCTTTCCTATAAATAGAAGCAGCTGCCTCTTtttattaatctttaatttcGATTCTCCTTTACAATTTTGTTCATCTGGAAGCAACAGCTTTAGGGTTTCAGTTTTTGTTCAAGTAAGTTATTTTTCTAGCTAGATTGTTTGACTCTTGTATTAGTTCCATGACTAGAAGAACATAGAAATCATTCATGCCTAGGGTTCATTGAttctaattatttcttatttttctgtGTTTGGATTGATTGGTTTATGTTTGAGTGGCATGATTCTTTGTTTTTTAAGTGAATAGATTTAATAACtgatcaaggttgagaattgaGATGAAATGCTGAAGTTAGAAATTAGTGAAACATATATGTTTACAATTTGGACAATGCATTGAGTTGAGGATGTTTGAAATATGGGAAATAATTTTGGAGGAAGATGtgatgattttgattttatgtAAGCATGTCTTAAGTGTATCTCTCTttatgaattggattgaataTATAGAACTTTATGATTATCATGAGGATCATCATTAATCTACCATTAatcaataatttgaataatgtatatatttaggcctaaaaaaataataattgttaatgaTTTAAACCTTTCAaagttaatatttgattatccTTCTTACAGAATTTGTATGGAATCTCCATGGATATAAAGTATCATCTCTAACAGTGATTATGTAatataaatctttaatttcttttctttactaattttatattatttttcttctttattgaCACTTCATGTTTTTCTTCTATTTACCAACTAAGAAAAAGAGGTTTGGCACTGTCAAGTCTTTGATATTGGCAGAAAAATATGAAGAGATTCAAGAGTAATTATAATTGTCTGGAATTtctttttgtataaaatattttgtagggATTGGTGTTATTCCTTAAGtagaatataaatttgaaaattttctcatttattagttttttaatccACTAATTGATTTATGACAAATTATTTCCTAAAAAAATACCTATTTTGGCCTTACTTGAACTTGTGAATAAAGATCTTAATTCTCTTTTATACATGGAAAATATCAGATTGAGACCATCATTTTCAAACAGGAGTTGACACATAACTAGTTACCCTCTAGTTATGCTCTTCCTAAAGAATCCGACTCCCGTGATTCCTCTGCAAATTTAGGAGAAAGTGATAAATTCATTTCTTTTTATCGTTTTAGTTTGCATTtctaagtttaaaattactaaCGGTGTTGTAAATGGTGGTAAAACTCTGATATAATGTCGTTCGAAGTGTCTGAAGCTGATTTTGGAGGACAGGGACACGGGAGAGTGCTCGGGATGGGATCTGGAATACGTCCAACGAACATTCGAGCGGATCAACGGGAAAGTTGTTCCTCGAGCGTCAACAACTATCCACGGGTATCACAATGTGAAGAGACACAGGTGTTGCGCGAGGAGAATAGGATGTTGCGCAAGGAAAACAGGATGTTGCGGGGCAAGATGGAGAAGATGCGCGCAGAACTAGATACTCGCTCAGAGATGCGTGCAGAGATGCGCGCAGAGCAAAATTTGCGCGCAGAGATGCGTGCAGAACAAGTTGCTCGCGCAGAGAGGCTCGCTGAACGAGATGTTTTAGAGGCGCGCGCAGTTCAATATAACTAATACAATTTGGTAAAAAATGTGCTAAAATCCGAGAGTAATGATTATCAGCGACGGCGAATGGGTATATGTCGTCGCTGATCTTATTAACTATAAGCGAAGGCGAATGGAGATTTTTGTACTATCAGCGGGGAATGGAGATCTTTTGTATTATCAGCGACGGCGAATGGATATCTGTCGTCGttgatagtttttttttggaaaaccgtCTTTGATTGGCGAATGGGGATCAGCCACGGCAAATAATCCGTTCCGTTTGGTGATATTGTTAATTATCAGAGTTTATATTTTGATGAATATGTTGGACTCTGCTGTGATCAAATCTTTCAAAGAAAAGAAGATTTTTCTAACTCAAATTTGAAGGACAATGTTTGTAATTGAATGAAGAATGGATTTCGTTTCTTCCTATGCAATGATatcatcaataataaaatatcatgagATATGTTGTACTTAGTTAAGAGTTATGAGGTAGTTCTATGGCAAAGATATGAACAAATAACTATATGAGTAAAAACGATAAAGTTTGAATTGTTCGTTTAAATCagtaaataaagtaaatatgtttaaatgaattttttatataatatctaTCCACTAAAGAAATGAGTAACTcattataaaacattttttacgTTGTTCAAAATTGGTCAATATTTAcataatatgaaatattttggaaaaaaacGTAAGCAAAGGTCCAAACTTATGAGAAAAGGTAGGACTAaaacaagattttataaattttcaaataaaccatacatgtaatcaaaatatatatatatttaaaaagaattgtATTCATAATAATCATCATCTTCCTTCAAATAAATTGGTTTTAAGAAGACTAACGGTAAACCTGAATGCTGAATTATTGCCAATTCCAAATTAAGAAATGCATATCACAAgcttcaaataaaaattatttattaaggaATGCTTTCCCAACTTCTCGGAGACCCTCCATGGCACTCTGGATGATCTCCGACATGGCGGAGTAGAGGTGTCTCTGAGCAGCCTGGTTCAGTCCATGGCGGTTTGGCCATCCATTATCAGTAGACGAAGATGATAAAGATAAATCCGAAGAAGAAATAGCTATTTGTGTCAACTTAGGGATATCAAACTCTATGGGTTCTCCTATTAGAATATTGATGGTCTTCCCGGGCAAAGGAAATGGTGGTCTTTTTCTGCCAAATAAAAACTTCTCTGGCATCACCTGGCAAACacgaaaacaaaacaaaaaagggGAGAGATTTGAGTTTCCAATATCAAAAGGTATTTCCAAAATTTATCAGACACACAATTTCTCATCTGGTTATAAAAATCCAGATCCAGAAAGTATATCCAAAATATGCTCATTGTTGTACATTGAAGTTAACTTGGATTGAAATGTGTTTTAACTACATGTAAAGTTTGCATTCCTCGTTCGAGACTCAATTGAAGAAGTTTAAATGGATAATCCCGTCTGAGTTTGAGACTAGAGACACACGTAAGGGCAGGTTGAGCATATAGACTTTTATGGACACTTAAACAGTATACGGATGGAagaatcattattttaattgtatatcACTATATCTTGACGATATTATTGGGCCCATTGGAAACACATTTTAGAGCTGTTTGGTTTCGGACGAGAAAACATCAACAAGTTTATGAATATATGTCTAGTTAAATTATGTTTCAAGACATTATCTTATCTATCCAGAATTCCAGATGATATACTTACATAAAAAAATGGTCTTAGTTTATTCAAGTTTTCTCGTCCAAATCCAGACTCAGCTCTAGAAAGTGTTTCCCAATGAACCATGAAAAAGAGACTACTCAAGTCTCTCTTGTCCAATGAATTAGAGATTGAAGACTTTGAATGTTTGAGACATTTTATAGGGATAGAGGTGACACTATAATAGCATTGCCTTAAATAGCTCCATAAAAGGTGAAAAGTAAGCCTAATGGGAAACaattaaaaacaatgatgaagtTTTGTGACATTTTCTTGCCACGTCTATGAAACGAAGAATATTACCTCCTGAAATCCACTATGGATAATGGGCAACACAATTGGGGTAACCGGTGCTCGAGCAATGAGACTAGCTGTTCCCCACTTTAATCTTCCAATTGGAGCAATTTCTTGACATACTTTCCCCTCAGGAAAAGTATGCAACTGTTGATATaacaacaaacaaaaaacaGATTCAGAATTGCAGTAAATGGCTGGTagaaataatagaaaatatataacatgGTCATTCTCTAAAAACAAATCATAGGACCTAAATGAAGCACCCTGCAGTCAATCTTTCAGTTTTAGGGTTAAAGAACATGAGATCTTTAACTCGAGCGAAAATTCAGAATAGAATCAAATACTCTCAAGAGTTACAAGGCAAATGGGAATTATAATTGGGAAGTACCATGTAGTGACAACTTAGACCTTTTTTCCTGATACCTAGCACAACACATTACTTCAATCAAGGTGTTCTACCTGACGCCTCAATCTTTTAGTTTAAGACTCCTACCAAATGGGAATGAACCATTGGTTTCTAGGAAAATGTTCTAATAGGATCGCAAAAGATTCAATGGCTATGGAATTCAAAACTGAGAAAGAAAAAAGGCTTCATTCAGAGTAATTGTATTCATTGCAAGATAAATGGAGGAAATACCCACTCTCCATCACTTAGGCGCTCAAGAGCTTCATTCATGTATTCTTGATAAATTCCACCACCCCTTGTTATTGGAATGCATTTCCCTGCAGATTCAAAACCTAGTTCAGTACACAATCAAGTCCAGTATACAAACAAATATGTAAATTATCCACTTAATTTTTAGTTAAGTTAAAGCATAATATCCAAGGTCCTGAATCAGAAAAGAAGTTATACCAAGACggaaaatataagaataaatgGAATTCCTGAAGCATATATCTTCAGCAGTTAGAACCCATCTTGCCAATTTGGCATCCGTGGTAGGAAAACCCTTGAATCCCCACATTACAGGATCATCCAACCTGCACCAAATTCCATTTTAGAAGCTAAATCAATGAAAATCGTCGGAATCAATCAGTCGTCAGGACTCAGTAGACATTGTGAACTGACTGACGTGGACATATGATTGCTAACAGTAAGGAGGGGAACAGAAGGTGGTCGAGATCGGACGAGGCGGATGAGGGTGTCGGCATTGTGAACCGTTGTGGTATTAAGGAGATTGGCCACCGCTTTCGCGAAGACTCCGGCCCCCATAACTATCATCTTCCGAGGAAACCCTCCGAGGTGGTCGGCTTTGGCAGCCCATTCCATCGTCCGCCGCCGCCCCCCCATTTTCAAACTTCAGCTTGACTTAGCTCCACTCTTCCCGGCCTTCTCCCAATCACGAATATGACATTACAGTTTTTGCTTCGCTCGGACCGGACCGGACCGCCTTTTCTTCccataactaattaatgaaTCTTTTCCATATCTACCTAACACCTCTATTTTTTTCGggaaatttaaagaaataaccCTATTAATGGCACTAAATGCCTCTGAGGTCACCcgataattaaaattgattttgtgaccactttaatttttttttagacgaaattaTCTTTTTCGCGTAATGCGTTCTAAGTGGATTAgggtttaatataaatactcaaattttttcattttattcatttcttttctctctcttctctctctgttCTTGTTCGACGGCGGCGGCAAAATCTATGGCGACGGAGGCTACGGCTAGGGCGACGTCGGCGGCAGCAGAAAACAACGATAAGAAAACCCTAACCCTGAatcgatgtttataatacagatttatgttcttatttctatatcttcatttcaaactctaaccctaaccctaaatcgatttatgttcatgtttctaGTATCTTCATTTTAAACGATTTATGTTGTTCTTAATCAAACcataaccctaaatcaatttaatctgttattattggttcatattggttaatattagttcatattggttcatatttttgttcatcttattgttcatatgtcgatgatgatatttgcagatcatatgaGTTCCGTTTCAAAGAAGATACctcgcgtttcgctaagtacttcgcgattcgctaagtacttcgcgtTTCGTTAAGagtcaagattttttgttatttatagtgaatcatgaacttcatttgacaatGTATCTACATCACTTATGGTTTTGAAGAGAAGTTGTGTTAGCAAAACAAACCTTAATAGATTTTACAttaatggaaacatttagattatTCAAAAAAGACCCTTGAAGAAGCCATCATTGACCTCCATGTAAGAGGAGATGATTTGACTTTGATTTCGTTAGTCATTaagttaaagaaataaattttaaacaatcttCTCTTACCTAGAGCTCATTGATGGCTTCTTCAAAGactttttctgaagaatctaaatgtttccatgtaaaattaataagatttgtTTTGCTAACACAACTTATCTTtaaaaccatgactttgttgttgatacattgtcaaacgagatagattacctatgaatcaaataaaaaattttgtacttCACGTTTCGCTAAGGAGTTCGCGTTTCTCTAGGGACTTCGCGTTGCGCTAGGGACTTTGCGTTTCGCTAGGGACTTTGTGTTTCGCTAAGGACatcgcgtttcgctaagtacttcgcaTTTCGCTAAGGAAGTTGAAGAGGCACGCATTTCTGCACGCGctataccttatattttaaaaaaaaatcatttctgcATGTGAACATTTCATTTCTTCTATCCCTCGAGTCGTCTCTCTCTAACCGTCTCTTCACTGAACTCCTCCCTGCCAAGGCGATCATTTCTGCCCGTCTTCTCGTCCGTCAATAATCTTaggtttgtttagtttttcgGTTGTTGCTTGTCTTTTTATGGTTTTTTGTTTATGGGTTTTggttttgcatgttaagttttaggGTTTTTGCTTGTCTGTTTCTGGTTAttggtttaggtttagggtttttgATCGTCTTATGTTAAGTTTAATGATCATGGTTTCTCAATGGACATATCCCATATTATGGTTTCACGAAGTActtcccgattcgctaagtacctcacgtttcgctaagtacctcgcgtTTTGCTAAGTAActcgcgtttcgctaagtacttagcgtttcgttaagtacttatggTTTGCGATAGATTATGtatttgttcttacatttttgttaTTGTTCATTTTATAGATGGCAGAAACCACAATTACTGAGTTTCCTGGTCGGATTTCTTGGATAGAACTTGAACTTAAAGTTACatgtaatgttaaaatatttgtaattttaatttagtgtGTATATTCTGGCTGGTTGATTACAttggatgataatttgaatgactTCGCGTTTCACTAGGTATTTGATTAACTTCGCGTTTTGCtagggacttagcgtttcgttaagtacttcacgtttttctttacatttatattataagttaatttttgtatACATACTTGATTTTTGTGAAAAATATACCAAATCATACCAAAGAATTGAACATATACTTCAATGTATATAACATACCAAAGCAGTGTATGTGAAGAAACTTCAAGTGAAACTTCAAGCCTGCACTTCAGTGTATGTGAAGAAACTTCAATGCTGAATAGCAGTAAGGAAGGATACTTAAACTAACCTAAACTGTGTATCCTTCCTTGCCTGCTATTCAGACTTGAAGGTATTCTTCAATGTACAACATGTGTATGTGTAACTTTACctctatttataaaaacataaatttaactttaattttaacttatgacttttaactttaacttttaactttaactttaactttaacttttaactttaactttaacttttgaCTTAgtgtttcgctaagtacttagcgtttCTCTAAATACTTCGCTTTACGCTAAGTATTGATTAGTACACAGATACACGAGATACAAGAAATATACTACAATTTATCCCAAACATACTACAACTTATCCCAAACATACTACACTGTTAAGTTCAATTAACAAAGGAACACTACAACGTACTATCACCACAATCATTCTAAAGGCTCATActgttgagatgatggctcgtgcAGTTGAGATGATGACTCATGATACTTAGATGATGATGTTATTGCAGTAGATGGTACATGCATGTCTGCTTTGCATGTTACCTTATTATGTCCTAGTCCAGCACATGAGCTGCATTgtctcgggaccttacggacctcatcttgggatgacctacgctttgtttgtgggcGCCTTTTTTTAACCTTAACATGTGGTTTTAGACATACGTGTTCCTTGATCATTTCGGGAATATCCCAATCGTCTTCATCACCAGCaagataacatgtctccgcatatgcattcatccaagattCAGTTGTATAATACCTGTCAGCatgaaaataaaacgattaaacaatgggttaaatagattgaacatgtgagctgaataatatcttgaacagaagtcataacaaaccaaattgcggtgacgggcagcagccattgcattcgtacaaggaagaccggaaacttcaaataccctacaagtgcagttcatgtctttcaaattgactttaaaatgggACTGATTATCATGCACATAAAAATCGAATCGTTTAAGCGATGATACTGTATAAAATATGgtcttctcgaatccctcacgtaataacttttcataagttggagataaaacttcttggtggttggacgctttttcttttctatcattaaaccaatgttgtattgtcaatcttaaatactcagccattACGCAAATGGGGTACTTTatggcttccctgctctgactattaaaactctcagcataattacttgtgagttgattgtatcgcttaccggggaaaaatgctctactccatctttgaaacccaatttctttcaaataggcagcaattcTATGATCTTTAACCCTAATCTTGTCAAAACACCGATTAAAGTGGAGgatagtgtacgcacgagaagctTATCAAACTCCACATGACAATTATCAATTTTGAACTtcgccataatattcatctttatgtgatatgtgtacgcaccgtggtctgcttctagaaaaacagcacacaaggcattgacgatgcttgggtgtctatcggatacgaagatgagatcatcaactaatccaattgcttctcttagtttttgcataaaataagtgcaagagttattattctctgaatcaacaacgctgAATGCGACAAGAtatagttgttcattcgcatccaatgcaatagccaccaatagttgacctcccacaTTGTGCTTAAGAAAATTGGCATCAACGCTCAATACGTGACGGcaaaaggatttgaaacccctaattgagaggcctaaggacatgaacatatacttgaagtggccgaGTTCGTTtgtctggatgtctgttatggtacccggattattcttctccaatatgtaaaggtatgatgatAATTTTCATAGaaatcctctaccgttcctcgcaccgccattaaaaCCATTTCTcttgccctccaagccttattatatgtcaaatatatcccataagttgactgcatgtcttcaattattttcttaggcaagtggttatggtgatggtccatgtacttactcttcacgcactgcccaataacccatgctggtgtttgcatttttttctctggCCTCGAcagaactgagcatgagtgttgttggtcgaatttccggatctcaaacatctcagataatttacctttcacggcacgcaatctccacttgcatgtctcatccaaacatttcacataccaaagatgttttcttgacttctccactttgaattcaaaatgattagtcatcgcatatttatatagcatcagttgtagttattttttattttcaaacaacgcACCGACTTCCAAAACGGTTTCAGTAGATAATGTCAtcgcaaatgaggggtctgtcAGTGATATGTTTGTCGGGTCTGTCGGTGATAGTCGGGTCTGTCGGTGGTGTACCCAAtaatgatcttcttgcactagatggtgtacccattgatgatcttcttgcactagttggtgaacccattgatgctcttcttgcactagttgaTGTACTCGTTGATgctcttcttgcactagttggtgtaggtattgatgcatacaagtcctgagtaagtgggatgtgaggaaAATAGTTATCTCTGCttcattaatttcaacaaaGACATCCTAGGGTACAACTTCTAGTACAATATTTTGAGTAagtggtggtagtatactttcttgagtttgGTAtataagtagtggtatcttttctttagtaaatggtGACTTCTCTACCACAGAAACACACAATGGTGATACAGTTCGatccaaaatcaagcgtgataaataaGTGTTCAAAtcctcatcttcatcaataAAAACAGGTCTAGGATTtatgatattcggaatatcatacttgacTTGCAGCACTAAATCATATATAGATTTCTGCACGTTAAGTCTATCATAGAGTTTATCAACTAATTCTACATACTAAGTACTTTGGgataaatccaatattttgattgaagaggcatcaaaatacaatattccatcagcatcaaattttcactctccattatagaaaacgaaaacttcggctgcaataaaaaacatgatttagaaacgggataattaatactgtgaaatagaaggccttcgcgaaacgggaagacCTTCGCAAAACTGGAAGACCTTCGCGAAATAGGAAGACCTTCGCAAAACGGGAAGGGCTTCGCGAAACGGAAAGTGTCATCGGataaaaccctaaacaacacaGTGATTCGAAGATGCAGAAACAAACAACAATAAACTTCAAGTATCATAGGATAAACGTACCAAgtggaacagtgctcgtgctcgtcgtggagctcattgtCTGTATCGCCGCCTCCGCAGCCGGcca is part of the Impatiens glandulifera chromosome 1, dImpGla2.1, whole genome shotgun sequence genome and encodes:
- the LOC124921031 gene encoding N-acylphosphatidylethanolamine synthase, whose product is MGGRRRTMEWAAKADHLGGFPRKMIVMGAGVFAKAVANLLNTTTVHNADTLIRLVRSRPPSVPLLTVSNHMSTLDDPVMWGFKGFPTTDAKLARWVLTAEDICFRNSIYSYIFRLGKCIPITRGGGIYQEYMNEALERLSDGEWLHTFPEGKVCQEIAPIGRLKWGTASLIARAPVTPIVLPIIHSGFQEVMPEKFLFGRKRPPFPLPGKTINILIGEPIEFDIPKLTQIAISSSDLSLSSSSTDNGWPNRHGLNQAAQRHLYSAMSEIIQSAMEGLREVGKAFLNK